In one window of Paraflavitalea soli DNA:
- a CDS encoding glycoside hydrolase family 130 protein, whose amino-acid sequence MKDIAKRFPGNPLLTPASLQPSIEGLEIACLLNPGVFQYEGKTWLLIRVAERPTQKEGIISFPVLTDTGGISIMEIPTNDPELDAADPRVINYKGLDYLTTLSHLRLVCSEDGIHFYEPEGCPKLTGEGILQTFGIEDCRVTWLENKYYLTFTAVSPNGVGVGLRTTTNWQEFQSHGMMLPPHNKDCTLFEEKIDGKYYALHRPSSVDIGGNFIWLASSPDGIHWGDHRCLLTTRKNSWDSKRIGAGAAPIKTPQGWLEIYHGANEAHQYCLGVFLMDLHDPSKVIARSEEPIMVPSAAYELTGFFGNVVFTNGHIVQPDGDTITVYYGASDEVVCAADLSLAAMLSSLKFDHAQ is encoded by the coding sequence ATGAAAGACATAGCAAAGCGTTTTCCCGGAAATCCCCTCCTGACTCCTGCCAGCCTTCAGCCGAGCATAGAAGGATTGGAAATAGCCTGTTTACTAAATCCCGGCGTATTCCAATACGAGGGTAAAACCTGGTTGCTGATCAGGGTGGCCGAAAGACCAACACAAAAAGAAGGGATCATATCCTTTCCCGTACTCACCGATACAGGAGGCATCTCCATCATGGAAATACCTACCAACGATCCGGAACTGGATGCGGCCGATCCGCGCGTCATCAACTACAAAGGATTGGATTACCTCACTACCTTGTCCCACCTGCGCCTGGTATGCAGTGAGGATGGCATACATTTCTATGAGCCCGAAGGTTGTCCAAAACTCACCGGCGAAGGTATCCTGCAAACCTTTGGTATTGAAGATTGCCGCGTTACCTGGCTGGAAAATAAATACTACCTCACCTTTACAGCCGTATCACCCAATGGCGTAGGCGTGGGCCTGCGCACCACTACCAACTGGCAGGAGTTTCAATCCCACGGTATGATGTTGCCGCCGCACAACAAGGATTGCACCCTCTTCGAAGAAAAGATCGATGGTAAATATTATGCCTTACACCGTCCCAGCAGCGTGGACATAGGCGGCAATTTTATTTGGCTGGCCTCTTCGCCCGATGGTATCCACTGGGGCGATCACCGCTGCCTGCTCACCACCCGTAAGAACAGCTGGGACAGTAAACGGATAGGAGCGGGCGCTGCACCCATCAAAACACCCCAGGGCTGGCTGGAGATCTACCATGGCGCCAATGAAGCCCATCAATATTGCCTGGGTGTCTTTTTGATGGACCTCCACGATCCTTCCAAAGTGATTGCCCGCTCGGAGGAGCCCATCATGGTCCCTTCTGCTGCCTATGAACTTACCGGCTTCTTTGGTAATGTAGTATTTACCAACGGCCATATCGTGCAGCCCGATGGCGACACCATCACCGTATACTACGGCGCATCAGATGAAGTAGTGTGCGCAGCTGATCTTTCATTGGCAGCAATGCTATCATCTTTAAAATTCGACCATGCTCAATAA
- a CDS encoding RagB/SusD family nutrient uptake outer membrane protein: protein MRNKINYSILLSAALLAATGCSKILDQDIQGSYTPGNYFTSDQNALLAVNAAYRPLTFNAGANNAIWVLGDVASDDAIKGGNEGDQADFDAVDKFNILTTNSAVEAVWKNYYNGVYLCNVVLDGVTADNKAVSDATRKSVVAQAKFLRAYYYFILTNAYGKIPLHLKVETAVEAQTPAKSQDSIYAQIEKDIQDAMPDLPLPGQEEFGRVTQGAAQALLAKTYLFHTSLANHYQLAAQTVAKVEALGYKLTNKYYDNFSAATKQNTEAILSVNHIAGTLGLGNELNAWFAPRSLNGYGFFYPTQSLVDNYEKATGGEVDPRLDYTLARSGHPYFETPFDASWTTTGYITKKMVQPLSEVGTSIKNVGTVNYEALRLADILLVKAEALNESGQSAAALAPLNAVRKRARESYLYDNTLPGFGTVPAGLLPDISTTDQAQLRDIIRKERRSELALEFQRFFDVVRYGKTYAEAALKPGAPAFNYDNNKWFPLPQSERDANPNLFK, encoded by the coding sequence ATGCGCAATAAAATAAATTATAGCATACTACTTTCCGCGGCCTTGCTGGCAGCCACCGGTTGCAGCAAGATCCTGGACCAGGATATACAGGGCAGTTATACGCCGGGCAATTATTTTACATCCGATCAAAATGCCCTGCTGGCTGTCAACGCCGCTTACCGGCCCCTTACTTTCAATGCAGGCGCCAACAATGCCATCTGGGTATTGGGCGACGTAGCTTCTGATGATGCCATCAAAGGAGGCAATGAAGGCGATCAGGCTGATTTCGATGCCGTGGATAAGTTCAATATCCTCACCACCAATTCGGCAGTGGAAGCTGTATGGAAAAATTATTATAATGGGGTATATCTCTGCAATGTAGTATTGGATGGGGTAACAGCCGACAACAAAGCGGTGAGCGATGCCACCCGCAAATCGGTGGTGGCCCAGGCAAAATTCCTGCGTGCTTATTATTATTTCATCCTCACCAATGCCTATGGTAAGATACCCCTGCACCTGAAAGTGGAAACAGCCGTAGAAGCACAAACACCAGCCAAAAGCCAGGACAGTATTTATGCACAGATAGAAAAAGATATCCAGGATGCCATGCCCGACCTGCCCTTACCCGGACAGGAAGAATTTGGCAGGGTAACACAGGGCGCTGCCCAGGCCCTGCTGGCCAAGACCTATCTTTTTCATACCTCCCTGGCCAATCATTACCAATTAGCCGCACAAACAGTGGCCAAAGTAGAAGCACTGGGATACAAGCTTACCAATAAGTACTACGATAATTTCAGTGCAGCCACCAAACAGAATACCGAAGCCATTTTATCGGTGAACCATATTGCCGGTACACTGGGGCTGGGCAATGAGCTCAATGCGTGGTTTGCTCCCCGCTCACTCAATGGTTATGGGTTCTTTTATCCCACCCAGAGCCTGGTGGATAATTATGAAAAGGCTACGGGTGGAGAGGTCGACCCCCGGCTGGATTATACGTTAGCCAGAAGCGGTCACCCGTATTTTGAAACACCTTTCGATGCCTCCTGGACCACCACCGGGTACATCACCAAAAAGATGGTGCAGCCTTTATCCGAAGTAGGTACCAGTATTAAGAACGTAGGTACTGTCAACTATGAAGCCTTGCGCCTGGCCGATATATTACTCGTAAAAGCAGAAGCACTCAACGAAAGCGGTCAAAGCGCTGCCGCCCTGGCGCCGCTCAACGCTGTACGCAAAAGAGCCCGTGAATCTTATCTGTATGATAATACCTTGCCTGGGTTTGGTACCGTACCCGCCGGATTGCTGCCTGATATTTCCACCACCGATCAGGCCCAGCTACGTGATATCATTCGCAAAGAAAGAAGGTCCGAACTGGCCCTGGAGTTCCAGCGTTTCTTTGATGTGGTGCGGTACGGAAAGACCTATGCCGAAGCAGCCCTGAAACCCGGTGCGCCTGCATTTAATTACGACAACAACAAATGGTTCCCGCTGCCCCAAAGTGAGCGCGATGCCAATCCAAACCTGTTCAAATAA
- a CDS encoding hybrid sensor histidine kinase/response regulator transcription factor, with translation MRSARLLACLLITSIFISPVTWAGGADPFFLQQYDNRNGLSNSAINYIYKDASNLLWIATWDGLNMYDGNTFHVFNYSKENDLKSIGSNVIRQVTEDKKGNIWVTTIEGISRYEKQSGRFYNYFYSQHQQGRVSEQEYALTTDAAGNVWCLDQKTGIHWYDAAIDSFRNPGNLLPQTPVSKLSFDEDNQLWALDANGGITVFSQADHRFRVVASVNSKAPAANLFRVGTELFFTTMDDQLYRLNTTSRTPEWIMALPHALSAITFYKQHYLLAWSTKGYGVYDQHFRSDDFLQQPTQELQDIRITSWAVGSEDILWYGTDGNGIIKVYPKTKSFGTIGTAGNGMPYNRAVRSFCEVNGELWVGTKGSGIMALKQFWKENNAAAQEYLTAPAALDNNSVYALTKGIDGLVYIGTDARGIGIYDPGSRKFYKWSDIKGTAAWPEFGSVYAIRQDDDLSLWLGTSGYGLVHLKIKRERSGQWSVAALERFLFNNSNTGPANDIIYALAEADNDQLWVGCRYGGLSLFDKKTRLFKTFKAFTYEGSLSNNDVLSLFKDSRNRLWVGTSYGLNWIDAEQAAGKEPRFRKLTTFNGLPNNTIHAITEDSTGQIWVSTNKGLARISPAGDQVAYYQQGDGLQSNEFSDGAVWKDREGRLFFGGTYGFNQFFPAGIRDTRWQPNLLLSGMLVGGKETALNGYQVLDTANNQPFHIDISRKDNFFELDMKAISFLNAEKCEYAWFLEGYDKAWHYNGTSGKIAYSNMGPGKYTLRVKWSNGEGNWSPETTLLTTTVLQYVLLRWYALAFYALVAACIFYIIYIYRKNKQEIRHQLEIEHRLREKDEAMHQSRIGFFTNIAHELQTPLTLIMGSVERFIDKANPDAGLKDKPYFLSLIHQQASRLTYLVQQLLEFRKGEAGFSNNQYSFIDISALLHNLAEPFLSLSEKNGMEYELSIQPGITGWMDKDKMEKIIFNLLSNAFKHSSKNEQVFFSAAENIQTKELEITVTNSCDTLSKEALDQLFEQFYVSRSATATTDKFGTGIGLAFTRQLVSLLKGRITVASTQGRITFKVCLPITPEEMENKSPLEVKVMSHQPSLLYRSVTTHPEPATALSATENNKQAILETLQTGSRQNILLVEDDTNIRFLVKDILKMDYIIHEAIDGLKALEQMELIMPDLIICDVMMPNMNGLDFCSRVKNAPATCHIPIIMLSARGAEDHHMEGYESGADAYMAKPFHAAHLQLRVRKMLEYRQKLVEVFKKGQTVQELEDAGLSGDDKTFLAKVIQIIEENLAEAELNALLLEKECNLSKMQLYRKLKTLTGMTPGEFIRLTRLRHAAALLVNTQLSVMEIFYRTGFNNQSYFFREFRKTYHCAPGEYREKRGVV, from the coding sequence ATGAGGTCTGCCCGGTTGCTTGCCTGCCTGTTGATTACTTCCATTTTTATTTCCCCCGTTACCTGGGCCGGTGGAGCTGATCCTTTTTTCCTGCAGCAATACGACAACCGCAACGGACTTTCCAACAGCGCCATCAATTACATCTATAAGGATGCCAGCAACCTTCTATGGATTGCCACCTGGGATGGCCTCAATATGTATGATGGCAATACTTTCCACGTATTTAATTACAGCAAAGAGAACGATCTTAAAAGCATTGGCAGCAATGTCATCCGTCAGGTTACGGAAGATAAAAAAGGCAATATATGGGTCACTACCATTGAAGGTATTTCCCGGTACGAAAAACAGTCGGGGCGCTTCTACAATTATTTTTACAGTCAGCACCAGCAGGGTAGGGTGAGTGAACAGGAATATGCATTGACCACCGATGCCGCAGGCAATGTCTGGTGCCTCGATCAGAAAACAGGTATTCATTGGTATGATGCGGCCATCGACAGTTTTCGCAATCCGGGTAATCTCTTGCCTCAAACACCCGTCAGCAAACTCAGCTTTGACGAAGACAACCAGTTATGGGCCCTGGATGCCAATGGCGGCATTACTGTCTTCTCCCAGGCAGACCATCGTTTCAGGGTGGTCGCAAGTGTCAATAGCAAAGCGCCTGCTGCCAACCTGTTTCGCGTAGGAACGGAATTGTTTTTCACTACTATGGATGATCAGTTGTACCGGCTGAATACGACCTCCAGGACCCCCGAGTGGATCATGGCCCTCCCGCATGCACTGTCCGCTATTACTTTTTACAAACAACATTACTTGCTGGCCTGGTCTACCAAGGGATACGGCGTATATGACCAGCATTTCAGGTCCGATGATTTTTTGCAACAACCAACACAGGAGTTACAGGACATACGCATTACATCCTGGGCAGTTGGCAGTGAGGACATTCTCTGGTATGGTACCGATGGCAATGGCATCATTAAAGTATATCCCAAAACAAAATCTTTCGGTACCATCGGTACCGCCGGCAATGGCATGCCCTATAACAGGGCCGTGCGGTCTTTCTGTGAAGTGAATGGCGAATTGTGGGTGGGCACCAAGGGCAGTGGTATCATGGCCCTCAAACAGTTTTGGAAAGAGAACAATGCGGCTGCGCAGGAATATTTGACGGCGCCTGCCGCTCTCGATAATAATTCCGTATATGCACTGACCAAAGGGATCGATGGGTTGGTATACATTGGTACCGATGCCCGGGGCATCGGCATCTATGATCCCGGCAGCAGAAAGTTTTACAAGTGGTCCGATATTAAAGGAACAGCCGCCTGGCCCGAATTCGGATCGGTCTATGCGATCCGGCAGGATGATGATCTTTCCCTATGGCTGGGCACCAGCGGTTATGGATTGGTACACCTCAAAATAAAGAGAGAACGATCCGGTCAATGGAGCGTTGCTGCGCTTGAACGTTTTTTGTTCAACAACAGCAATACCGGACCTGCTAATGATATCATCTATGCGCTTGCGGAGGCAGACAATGATCAGTTATGGGTCGGCTGCCGCTATGGTGGTCTTTCTCTTTTTGATAAAAAGACCCGCCTTTTCAAAACATTCAAGGCATTTACCTACGAAGGAAGTTTGTCGAACAACGATGTATTGTCACTGTTTAAAGATAGCCGCAACCGCTTGTGGGTAGGCACCAGTTATGGACTCAACTGGATCGATGCAGAACAGGCTGCCGGCAAGGAACCTCGCTTCCGGAAACTCACTACCTTCAATGGACTACCCAACAATACCATCCACGCCATTACCGAAGACAGTACGGGACAAATTTGGGTAAGCACCAACAAAGGGCTGGCCCGCATTAGCCCTGCCGGCGACCAGGTAGCTTATTACCAGCAAGGCGATGGATTGCAGAGCAATGAATTTTCAGATGGCGCTGTGTGGAAGGATCGGGAAGGACGCCTGTTCTTTGGCGGCACCTATGGGTTCAACCAGTTCTTTCCGGCGGGCATCCGCGATACCCGCTGGCAGCCCAACCTCTTATTGTCGGGTATGCTGGTAGGTGGCAAAGAGACCGCGCTTAATGGATACCAGGTGTTGGATACTGCCAACAACCAACCTTTTCACATAGACATCAGCCGGAAAGACAATTTCTTTGAACTGGACATGAAGGCCATCAGTTTTCTCAATGCCGAAAAATGCGAATATGCCTGGTTCCTGGAAGGATACGACAAAGCCTGGCATTACAATGGCACTTCCGGTAAGATCGCCTATAGCAATATGGGGCCTGGCAAATATACCCTGCGCGTCAAATGGAGCAATGGGGAAGGCAATTGGTCGCCGGAAACCACCTTGCTCACCACCACCGTATTACAATATGTATTGTTGCGCTGGTACGCACTGGCATTTTATGCGTTGGTGGCAGCATGTATCTTCTACATCATTTATATCTACCGCAAGAACAAACAGGAGATCAGGCACCAGCTCGAAATAGAACACCGCCTGCGCGAAAAAGATGAGGCTATGCACCAAAGCCGCATTGGCTTCTTCACCAATATTGCCCATGAACTGCAAACACCGCTTACCCTCATCATGGGTTCGGTAGAACGGTTTATCGACAAAGCCAATCCTGATGCAGGGCTTAAAGACAAGCCTTATTTTCTTTCGCTCATTCACCAGCAGGCGTCACGACTTACCTACCTGGTACAGCAATTGCTGGAATTCAGGAAAGGGGAAGCCGGTTTTTCCAACAACCAATATAGTTTCATTGATATTTCTGCCCTGTTGCACAACCTGGCAGAACCATTCTTATCCCTGAGCGAAAAGAATGGTATGGAATACGAGCTCAGCATTCAGCCCGGGATCACCGGGTGGATGGACAAGGATAAAATGGAAAAGATCATCTTCAACCTGTTGTCCAACGCTTTCAAGCATTCCTCTAAAAATGAGCAGGTATTCTTCAGCGCAGCAGAGAACATACAAACAAAGGAATTGGAAATTACCGTCACCAACTCCTGTGATACCTTGTCCAAAGAAGCGCTCGACCAGCTTTTTGAGCAATTCTATGTGAGCCGTTCTGCTACAGCCACTACCGATAAATTCGGCACTGGCATCGGCCTCGCCTTTACCCGGCAGTTGGTCTCCCTGCTCAAAGGCCGCATCACCGTAGCCAGCACGCAGGGGCGCATCACTTTCAAAGTATGCCTGCCCATCACCCCCGAAGAGATGGAGAACAAGTCGCCCCTGGAAGTAAAGGTCATGAGTCACCAGCCCTCCTTGCTGTATCGCTCGGTAACTACTCATCCCGAGCCTGCCACTGCTTTATCAGCAACGGAGAACAACAAACAAGCCATCCTGGAAACACTGCAGACCGGCAGCCGGCAAAACATCCTGCTGGTGGAAGACGATACCAATATCAGGTTCCTGGTAAAAGACATATTGAAAATGGATTACATTATCCACGAGGCCATCGATGGCCTGAAAGCCCTCGAACAGATGGAGTTGATCATGCCCGATCTGATTATCTGTGATGTGATGATGCCCAATATGAATGGCCTTGATTTTTGCAGCCGGGTAAAAAATGCCCCCGCTACCTGTCATATACCTATTATTATGTTATCTGCACGCGGCGCAGAAGATCATCATATGGAAGGATATGAATCAGGCGCCGACGCTTATATGGCCAAACCCTTTCATGCGGCCCACCTGCAGCTGCGGGTACGGAAAATGCTGGAGTACCGGCAAAAACTGGTGGAGGTATTTAAAAAAGGCCAGACGGTGCAGGAACTGGAGGATGCCGGTCTTTCAGGCGATGACAAAACATTCCTGGCAAAGGTCATACAGATAATAGAAGAGAACCTGGCGGAGGCTGAATTGAATGCCCTCCTGCTCGAAAAGGAATGCAACCTCAGCAAAATGCAATTGTACCGGAAACTGAAAACGCTGACGGGCATGACCCCCGGCGAGTTCATCCGCCTTACCCGCCTCCGCCACGCTGCCGCCCTGCTCGTCAATACACAATTAAGTGTGATGGAAATATTTTATCGGACCGGGTTCAACAACCAGTCTTACTTCTTCCGCGAGTTCAGGAAAACCTACCACTGCGCCCCCGGCGAGTACCGGGAAAAAAGAGGAGTCGTGTAA
- a CDS encoding SusC/RagA family TonB-linked outer membrane protein, which produces MKKMIPRQLRHTGKLICCLVVYLLFHSAATAQTGKVSGTVTNTQGTPLPGVTVQIKNSKVSTATDAAGKFSINAAPTDSLEFSSIGFKMLTLLVGNKTELVAALQEEANTLNNVIVVGYTTQRKKDLTGSVSTVNTSDIAGLPVGGVDQILQGKAAGVTITQNTGAPGDGVVVRIRGIGTINNNDPLYIIDGVPTKDGINQISPNDIESISVLKDASAASIYGARASNGVVVITTKKGKTGKPRLSLNAYTGVQQPVNLVKMANTRQYVTAFNTAAANDGRQQIPLGMLDTLPDVNWQKEVLNDANMSNIQLSLSGGSENTKYLISAGYFTQEGMIMNSSNDRFNIRTSIDSRINDMFRVGANLNLAYNKTRQVGSSGDGFGAGNPGASVMRYALFRSPASPVYDKTGTLVDIPNPSAFFGDGLNPVGLAQNTDRNFRTSSLLGNVYLEITPIAHLKVRTDFGTNYIITDYKQFYPTWGSPQRLQNSPNSLAQSNTNNFNYNWTNTATYDWKLDKHQFNFLAGTEIIFNRSQLLSASNSNFPNQLPNFIYLSNGTGVTPGVGGNESSASLSSVFGRVDYQYDSRYIAAFNFRRDGSSRLDPSDRWGNFYSGSLGWRISSEKFMENVDWISNLKLRGSIGQLGNQEINYYNYTSLIGSYGYYPFGTTAASAYTIYAKGNPNVKWETSTTTDVGLDIGLLKGDLNITIDYYRKITSDLLVNPADPSSAGTVAAPAWINNGKILNRGFDFEVDYKKALTKDWNIGINTNLSTIHNEVLELVNNQQLAYGRVDNGIFATAVAVGQPIGAFYLLEQEGIFQNALEVFTHASQGANIQPGDVKYKDVNGDGKIDQNDRVFAGSAIPKITYAFTGTVGYKAFDLSIFFQGVQGNKIFNQINTDIEGFYRSFNITERVATDSWHGEGTSNSLPCLSWTGAQNNKITSTRFLENGSYLRLKNVQLGYNLPKKFTTKMNIGSARLYVSGQNLLTFTKYTGLDPEIATSANAAGEGAKAAGIDWGTYPSSRILTVGINVNF; this is translated from the coding sequence ATGAAAAAAATGATCCCAAGGCAGCTACGCCATACAGGAAAGCTGATCTGTTGCCTGGTAGTTTACTTGCTCTTTCATAGCGCTGCCACGGCGCAAACAGGCAAAGTATCAGGTACTGTGACCAATACCCAGGGCACGCCCCTTCCCGGCGTCACCGTACAGATCAAGAATAGTAAAGTAAGTACCGCTACCGATGCGGCCGGTAAATTCTCCATTAACGCAGCCCCTACCGACAGCCTCGAGTTCAGTTCCATCGGATTTAAAATGCTGACATTGCTGGTCGGCAACAAAACAGAATTGGTGGCCGCCCTGCAGGAAGAGGCCAATACCCTTAATAATGTGATCGTGGTAGGGTATACCACCCAACGCAAAAAAGACCTGACCGGCTCCGTCTCCACCGTCAACACCAGCGATATAGCAGGACTGCCTGTAGGCGGTGTAGACCAGATACTACAAGGTAAGGCCGCCGGTGTAACCATTACCCAAAATACCGGCGCGCCAGGCGATGGGGTAGTGGTGCGCATCAGGGGTATCGGCACCATCAACAACAACGATCCCTTGTATATTATTGATGGTGTGCCCACCAAAGACGGCATCAACCAGATCTCACCCAATGACATTGAATCCATCTCTGTGCTGAAAGATGCTTCTGCAGCTTCCATCTATGGAGCCAGGGCCTCCAATGGCGTAGTCGTCATTACTACTAAAAAAGGAAAAACAGGTAAGCCCCGGTTAAGCCTCAATGCCTATACCGGCGTACAACAACCCGTGAACCTGGTGAAGATGGCCAATACCCGGCAGTATGTAACCGCTTTCAATACCGCTGCCGCCAATGACGGCAGGCAACAGATCCCCCTGGGCATGCTCGATACCCTGCCCGATGTGAACTGGCAAAAAGAAGTATTGAACGATGCCAATATGAGCAATATACAACTGTCTTTAAGCGGTGGGTCAGAAAATACCAAATACCTGATCTCCGCGGGCTACTTCACCCAGGAAGGAATGATCATGAACTCTTCCAACGATCGTTTCAACATCAGGACCTCCATCGACAGCAGGATCAACGATATGTTCCGTGTAGGGGCCAACCTCAACCTGGCTTACAACAAAACACGCCAGGTAGGTAGTTCCGGTGATGGCTTTGGCGCAGGTAACCCCGGCGCCAGCGTGATGCGTTATGCCTTGTTCCGTTCACCTGCCAGTCCCGTTTATGATAAGACAGGCACCCTGGTAGATATTCCCAATCCTTCCGCATTCTTCGGTGATGGCCTCAACCCTGTTGGGCTGGCGCAAAATACCGACCGCAATTTCAGGACCTCCTCACTATTGGGCAATGTATACCTCGAGATAACGCCCATCGCACACCTGAAAGTAAGAACAGACTTCGGTACCAATTATATCATTACCGATTACAAACAATTCTACCCCACCTGGGGCAGCCCGCAAAGGCTGCAGAACTCGCCCAATTCATTGGCGCAGTCCAATACCAATAATTTCAATTACAACTGGACCAATACAGCTACCTACGATTGGAAACTCGACAAGCACCAGTTCAACTTCCTGGCCGGTACCGAGATCATCTTCAACCGTTCCCAATTGCTGAGTGCATCCAATAGCAATTTTCCCAATCAGTTGCCCAATTTCATTTACCTCAGCAATGGCACGGGGGTTACACCTGGTGTAGGAGGAAATGAATCCAGCGCTTCCCTGTCATCAGTATTCGGAAGGGTGGACTACCAGTACGATAGCCGGTATATTGCCGCCTTCAACTTCAGAAGGGATGGCTCTTCCCGGCTCGATCCTTCCGATCGCTGGGGTAATTTCTATTCCGGTTCACTGGGCTGGCGCATCAGCAGTGAAAAATTTATGGAAAATGTGGATTGGATCTCCAACCTCAAACTGCGCGGCAGCATCGGTCAGCTGGGTAATCAGGAGATCAACTATTACAATTATACCTCCCTCATTGGCAGTTATGGTTATTATCCCTTTGGTACTACCGCCGCATCGGCCTATACCATCTATGCCAAAGGTAATCCCAATGTAAAATGGGAAACCAGCACCACCACCGATGTGGGGCTGGACATCGGTTTGCTGAAAGGCGACCTGAACATTACGATAGATTATTACCGCAAGATCACCAGCGACCTGCTGGTCAATCCGGCCGATCCCAGCAGTGCCGGCACCGTAGCCGCTCCCGCCTGGATCAACAATGGTAAAATACTCAACCGCGGTTTCGATTTTGAAGTGGATTATAAAAAGGCCCTTACCAAAGATTGGAACATTGGCATCAATACCAATCTTTCTACCATCCACAACGAAGTGTTGGAACTGGTCAATAACCAGCAACTGGCCTATGGTCGTGTAGACAATGGCATTTTCGCCACTGCTGTGGCAGTAGGTCAGCCCATTGGCGCATTTTACCTGTTGGAGCAGGAAGGCATCTTTCAAAATGCGCTGGAGGTATTTACCCATGCCAGCCAGGGCGCTAACATCCAGCCCGGTGATGTGAAGTATAAAGATGTGAACGGCGATGGCAAGATCGATCAGAACGACCGCGTGTTTGCAGGCAGCGCCATTCCTAAGATCACGTATGCCTTTACCGGCACTGTTGGTTACAAGGCATTCGACCTGAGCATCTTCTTCCAGGGCGTGCAGGGCAATAAGATCTTTAACCAGATCAATACCGATATCGAAGGTTTCTACCGTTCATTCAACATTACCGAGCGCGTAGCTACCGATAGCTGGCATGGTGAAGGCACCAGCAATAGCCTGCCCTGTTTATCATGGACGGGTGCACAGAACAACAAGATCACTTCCACCCGCTTCCTCGAAAATGGTTCCTACCTGCGCCTGAAGAATGTGCAGTTGGGGTACAACCTGCCGAAGAAGTTCACCACCAAAATGAATATTGGTTCCGCCAGGCTATATGTGAGCGGACAGAACCTGCTCACGTTTACGAAATATACCGGCCTCGACCCTGAAATAGCTACCAGCGCCAATGCTGCAGGTGAAGGCGCCAAAGCGGCTGGTATCGATTGGGGTACCTATCCTTCCTCAAGGATACTCACAGTAGGGATCAATGTTAATTTCTAA
- a CDS encoding LamG domain-containing protein: MHTIKCFSRFLLAASIIGLASCSKDDNPAPDYNSNKTRLKQVIDSLTAVSGKSVEGSKPGQYVIGAKKALDSVLSLGNQVYTGSYTQQQVNNAVGNLLGAGETFSTKLLQEVSVANLMAFWKFNGNANDSSGHGHHGALITGLTGSSATVAKDGGVLPQAVADRFGRAGMAYDFNTGATVEVPYSAELNPQNLTISLWVKRHTTNPSNYLVSINRWNGYKFQLQGNNFPFFTFQDSNNGYHDVDANPGTVPQDVWTQVAITYTNGSMKFYVNGDLVKTVAVNGTPITVNPPVNMSIGNELPKSAYNLTDSNSPNYYYGESFLNGSLDDVRIYNTALSAAEILSIYTQEKTL, from the coding sequence ATGCACACCATAAAATGCTTTAGCCGCTTTTTACTGGCAGCATCCATCATAGGACTTGCTTCCTGCTCAAAGGATGATAATCCTGCGCCTGATTATAATTCCAATAAGACAAGGCTTAAACAGGTGATCGACAGCCTCACGGCTGTTTCCGGCAAGTCCGTGGAAGGTTCCAAACCCGGACAATATGTAATAGGCGCTAAAAAGGCCCTCGACTCCGTATTGTCCCTCGGCAACCAGGTATATACCGGCAGCTATACACAGCAGCAGGTAAACAACGCCGTGGGCAACCTCCTAGGAGCAGGGGAAACCTTCAGTACCAAATTGCTGCAGGAAGTATCCGTGGCCAACCTCATGGCCTTCTGGAAATTCAATGGCAATGCCAATGATTCATCCGGGCATGGTCACCATGGAGCCCTCATTACCGGCCTCACCGGCAGTTCGGCTACGGTGGCCAAAGACGGTGGTGTATTGCCGCAGGCCGTGGCCGACCGGTTTGGAAGAGCTGGCATGGCCTACGATTTCAACACCGGCGCTACCGTTGAAGTGCCTTATAGTGCAGAACTCAATCCGCAGAATCTTACCATCAGCTTATGGGTGAAGCGGCATACCACCAATCCCAGCAATTACCTGGTCTCTATCAATCGCTGGAATGGGTACAAGTTCCAGTTGCAGGGCAACAACTTCCCCTTCTTCACCTTCCAGGATTCGAACAATGGGTACCACGACGTGGACGCCAATCCCGGTACCGTGCCGCAGGATGTATGGACACAGGTGGCTATCACCTATACCAATGGCAGTATGAAGTTTTATGTGAATGGCGACCTGGTAAAAACGGTAGCCGTTAATGGTACGCCCATTACCGTCAACCCGCCGGTGAATATGTCCATTGGCAATGAACTGCCAAAGAGTGCGTACAACCTCACCGATTCCAACAGCCCTAACTATTACTATGGAGAAAGCTTTTTGAACGGATCGCTCGATGATGTACGCATCTACAACACCGCGTTGAGTGCCGCCGAGATACTATCTATTTACACACAGGAAAAAACATTGTGA